The DNA region GGCATCAaccaggggtgttgtgatgttgtccacCTTAACTGGGGCATCAaccaggggtgttgtgatgttgtccacCTTAACTGGGGCATCAaccaggggtgttgtgatgttgtccacCTTAACTGGGGCATCAaccaggggtgttgtgatgttgtccacCTTAACTGGGGCATCAACCAgggttgttgtgatgttgtccacCTTAACTGGGGCATCAaccaggggtgttgtgatgttgtccacCTTAACTGGGGCATCAaccaggggtgttgtgatgttgtccacCTTAACTGGGGCATCAaccaggggtgttgtgatgttgtccacCTTAACTGGGGCATTAACCAgggttgttgtgatgttgtccacCTTAACTGGGGCATCAACCAgggttgttgtgatgttgtccaGCACTTTGTCATGGATAGTGGTCAAGTGCTTTTTGATGTCTGGAAGTGACAGGGGTTGAAGCAACTCCAACACCTTGACAGGGTTAGGGACAAATTTGTTGGCGATTGCCAGGTTCATGTCCACAGACTAAAagcaaaaatatgaaatatttaaTTATAGATATTATTTAACATAACATTTGCAACATTGCAGatgttctattttttttttaaaaacaatttaCCAATATTGacaacaatacatttttggatcAGAGACAACTGAATGAGTGGACTTTAATAAGATAAACACTTAAAACCATCGCTTACTCCATTGCTCCCTGAATCTTCAGCCTCGTCGTCGTGTGCTGCTGAGAGGAACATCTTGGGGTACAATTTCTTTGCAAACAAGGTGACCACCACCAAACATCTCTCCTCATCACATGTGAAGGATTCAATCTCCAGGCACTGGGATGATGGGCACCTCTTCATGATAGTGAGGAACTCTGACTCAAGGTCGTCTGATGTAGGAGGGTGCCTCTCCAAGAATAGCAGGACCATTTGTTTCAGGATGATTTTCGTGCCAAAGCCCTGCATGGCATTAGCAGTGAAGCTTGGCGATGCGGTGCAGGATGTCAGGGCAAAGCCTGAGGGTGGAATGCAGGGTGCTGGGGAAAATCCTGGGGGTGGAATGCAGGGTGCTGGGGAAAAGCCTCGGGGTGGAATGCAGGGTGCCGGGGCTAGGCCTGTTGGTGGCAGACAAAATTAAGATCAGTCTTATATAAACACTTGAAGTGGCACTCTAGTGTCCTTTTCACCTCAGTTAACACCTGATGTACTTAACAAAAGTCACCTCTCAACAGGTGGTCTAGGTATGTCATGACATAGCACAAGTGTGGGGGTGGGCCATTTCTCTTTTGTTCTATATTGCTTCTTTATTGTTCCTCAAGAAAGGGGTGCGGCCGATGACATCACGgatcaccatcagaccaacaccttGAATAGCCTGCTCCTTGAAGTTGGCAGTTGTCTCTAAGAAACTGTATTTTGCTAAAAACGTTTTCCCCTTGAGAGCAGtagtcaccaaccttttctgagtcaaattcactttctgagtcaagatcaatttctgagtcaaaatgcaagtcAAGATCTACTGCTCAGTCTGGGGGGAGGGAGAAGCAGTGAGGCTGCCTCTCAACTGACTCCTCTGCACTCCAGCTGAGGGTGAAACTCAAGGCCCACTGCATTATTTCCACCTCATGCACCAATTCATTtgatttgctctctgcgcctgccGGGTACGCgttctaccttcagacacatgaaatggttcaaaatgtgAACACTATGCCTTCCcggcactagggctgctgaatcaagtgcacctaccaccaacaacactagggctgctgaatcaagtgcacctaccaccaacaacactagggctgctgaatcaagtgcacctaccaccaacaacactagggctgctgaatcaagtgcacctaccaccaacagcatGAAAGTAATACAAAAAATAGGAACGTAAGGCtttattgttgtttttttaaacatttttggtGATTGACTAGAAATGCCTTGGTGATCGACTAGTCGTTTGCGATTGgctggttggtgaccactgctttagtgtgtgtactttactggatttatacttgggatatctcttttcaacaggaaaagttCAACAATCTATGGAGGACGTTTTTAACTTAATTACCAAACTGTCTAGTTATAAACCTTGAGCCAGTAAGTTACATGACAGTGAAAAATGATCACCTGTCAAAGTGATTGTGacagtgtaactcacctgactgAAGGACAAGTGTTTCATCCAAAACCTCAAGGTTGACTGGATTAGTGGtcaggggtgttgtgatgtctaCCACtttgacagggttaggggtctCTGGGATCGCCAGGTTCAAGTCCACAGACTGAAAGCAACAAGGACACAATATTTAACAGAACATTTGTTACATTTCATATCTCCTTTTTCTCAACATtgacatttatttgtatttttatcagAGATCATTTAATGAGTGGACTTTCATAAAGATAAACACTTGAAATGATCGCTTACTCCATTGCTGCCTGAATCTTCAGCCTTGTCGAAGTCTGCTGCTGAGGGGAGCATCTTGGGGCACATCTTCATTGCAAACAATTTGGCCACCACTAAACATCTCTCCTCATCACATGTGAAGGCTTCAATCCCCAGGCACTGGGATGATGGGTACCTCTTCATATACTCCCAGTAGAAGGTGTAAGCCCAGTACTGCATACTGTCAGAGTCGGTACACTTCTCCAGCTCCTCATTAACGATGTTGCAGAATCTGGCAGTGATGCTTTGAAACAGAGTGCAGATACGATCGGTGATAGTCAGGAACTCTGACTCAAGGTCCTCTGACGCAGGAGGGAGCCTCTCCAAGAATAGCAGGACAATTTGTTTCAGGATGACTTTCGTGCCAAAGCCCTGCGTGGCATTAGCGGCAAAGCTTGGCGACGAGGTGCAGGCTGCCAGGGCAAAGCCTGGGGGTGGAATGAAGGGTGCTGGGGAAAATTCTGGTGGGGTGCAGGGTGCCGGGGAAAAGCCTGGTGGTGGGGTGCAGTGTGCCGTGGAAAAGCCTGTTGGTGGCGGACAAAGTGAAGATCAGTctattgttgtttttttttacaaacatgtTTAGTgattgactaggaatgccttggagatcgaccagTCGATTGCGATTggccggttggtgaccactgctttagtgtgtgtactttactggatttatacttgggatatctcttttcaacaggaaaagttCAACAATCTATGGAGGACGTTTTTAACTTAATTACCAAACTGTCTAGTTATAAACCTTGAGCCAGTAAGTTACATGACAGTGAAAAATGATCACCTGTCAAAGTGATTGTGacagtgtaactcacctgactgAAGGACAAGTGTTTCATCCAAAACCTCAAGGTTGACTGGATTAGTGGtcaggggtgttgtgatgtctaCCACTTTGTCAGGGTTAGGGGTCTCCGGGATCGCCAGGTTCAAGTCCACAGACTGAAAGCAACAAGGACACAATATTTAACAGAACATTTGCGACATTTCATATCTCCTttttcacaacattgacatttatttgtattttttatcaGAGATCATTTAATGAATGGACTTTCATAAAGATAAACACTTGAAATTATCGCTTACTCCATTGCTGCCTGAATCTTCAGCCTCGTCGAAGTCTGCTGCTGAGGGGAGCATCTTGGGGCACATCTTCTTTGCAAACATTTTGGCCACCACTAAACATCTCTCCTCATCACATGTGAAGGCTTCAATCCCCAGGCACTGGGATGATGGGTACCTCTTCATATACTCCCAGTAGAAGGTGTAAGCCCAATACTTCTTACTGTCAGAGTCGGTACACTTCTCCAGCTCCTCATTAACGATGTTGCGGAATCTGGCAGTGATGCTTTGAAACAGCGTGCAGATACGATCGGTGATAGTCAGGAACTCTGACTCAAGGTCCTCTGACGAAGGAGGGAGCCTCTCCAAGAATATAGCAGGACCATTTGTTTCAGGATGACTTTGGTGCCAAAGCCCTGCATGGCATTTGCGACAAAGCTTGGCGTCGAGGTGTAGGTTGCCAGGGCAAAGCCTGGGGGTGGAATGCAGGGTGTTGGGGCAAATTCAGGTGGTGGGGTGCAGGGTGCCGGGGAAAAGCCTGGTGGTGCCGGACAAAGTGAAGATCAGTCTTACATAAAAACTTTAAGGCTTTATTGTTGGGTTTTTTACATACATGTTTGGTGATTGACtagaaatgccttggagatcgaccagTCGACTGCGAATGGCCAGATGGTGACCACTGCTTTagtgtgtgtactttactgtatttatacttgggatatcgcttttcaacaggaaaagttCAACAATCTCTGGAGGACGTCTTTAACTTAATTACCAAACTGTCTAGTTATAAAACTTGAGCCAGTAAGTTACATTACAGTGAAAAATGATCACCTGTCAAAGTGATTGTGacagtgtaactcacctgactgAAGGACAAGTGTTTCATCCAAAACCTCAAGGTTGACTGGATTAGTGGtcaggggtgttgtgatgtctaCCACtttgacagggttaggggtctCTGGGATCGCCAGGTTCAAGTCCACAGACTGAAAGCAACAAGGACACAATATTTAACAGAACATTTGTTACATTTCATATCTCCTCTTTACCTCTTTATTTTTATCAGAGAAAATTGAATGAGTGGACTTTCATAAGGATAAACACTTGTGATCGTTGCTTACCCCACTGCTCCCTACTTCATCCACATTAAAGTCTTCCACTGAGAGGAGCATCTCCAGCTGGAGATTGTTCAGCAATATTCTGCCGATTATGTTGGCCACCACTAAAAATCTCTCCTCATCAAATGAGAAGGCTTCAATCCCCTGGGGTGATGGGTACATCTTCATGTACTCGCAGTAGAAAGTGTCAGCCCAGATGCTCTTACTATAAGAGTCGATACACTTCTCCAGCTCCTTGTTGACGATGTTGTTGGATCTGGCAGTGATGCTCTGAATTAGAGTGCAGATATGATCTGCGATAGTGAGTGGTGGGTGGCAAGATGCCGGGGGAAAGCCTGGTGGTGGGGGGCATGACGCCGGGATAAAGCCTGATCGTGGGGGGCAGGATGCCTGGGCAAAGCCTGGTGGTGGGGGGAGCAATGCCTGGGCAAAGCCTGGTGGTGGGGGGCACTTTCCCGGGGCAAAGCCTGGTGGTGGGGGGCATGAAAGAGGGGCAAAGCCTGGTGGTGGGGGGAAGGATAGAAGGGCAAAGCCTGGTGGTGGGGGGCATGATAGAGGGGAAAAGAATGGTGGTGGGGGGCATGATAGAGAGGCAAAGCCTCGTGGTGGGGGGCATGATAGAGGGGCAAAGCCTGGTGGTGGGGGACATGATGCCGGGGAAAAGCCTGCTGGGAGTGGGCATGATGCCGGGGCAAAGACTGGTGGTAGGGTGCAGGATGCAAGGGCAAAGCCTGGTGGTGGCTGGCAGGATGCCTGGGCAAAGCCTGGTGGTGGGGGGCAGGATAGATGGGCAAAGCCTGGTGGTGGGGGGCATGATAGAGGGGCAAGGCCTGGTGTTGGGGGCAAGGCCTGGTGGTGGGGGGCATGATGCCTGGGAAAATCCTGGTGGTGGGGGGCAGGATAGAGGGGCAAAGCCTGGTGGTGGGGGGGAAGTGGGCAAAGCCTGGTGGTAGAGGGGCAAAGCCTGGTGGTggggggaaggatagaggggcAAAGCCTGGTGGTGGGGGACATGATGCCGGGGAAAATCCTGCTGGGAGTGGGCGTGATGCCAGGGCAAAGACTGGTGGTAGGGTGCAGGATGCTGGGGCAAAGCCCGGTGGTGGGATGCAGGATGCAGTGGCAAAGCCTGGGGGTAATATGCATGGTGCCGGGGCAAAGCCTGCAGGTGGAATACAGGGTGCTGAGTGTTTTACCACAACATTCCCTTGAAATTAGAAGGAGAAAATCTATCTCATACAAACACAACTTATTGCGAAACTGCCTAGTTTCAAAACATTAGCTAATAAGTTATATTACAGTAAGACATGGACACCTGTCAAATTGATCCGTGTCAATTTAACTCACCTGACTGGAGGTCAACTGGAGTCGTGGTCATGTttgttgtgatgttgtccacTTTGACGGGGTTAGTGATTAGGGGTGCTGTGACAGACTGAAAGCAACAAGGACATCATACTTAAGGTAATATTTGCGACATTGCAAATCTTCTttctatcaacaacaacaacaacaaaaatgcttTGTATGAGTGGACTTTCATAAAGATAAACACTTGTAATCATTGCTCACCTCACTGCTCCCTGAAGCTAATGTCCCTTCATCCACGTCCTTCAGCTTTACCAGCTCCTCGACCACATGGTGAACCATGTGCCTCGTTAGCATGGTGGCCCTGGCAGATGTTGCCAACTTTAGTACCATCTCTGTGCCAGTATAGTAATGAAGATGAGTATGGATATTTGTCACCATCTCAAGGATCTGGTACCAGCCAATGTGCCAGTTGGCCTTGCCCCCTTTCTTTGTGACTTTGACCCCACACAGTGACAGCTGGTGGATTATGTCGTTTATGAGGGGCCAGTAATGAAGGTTGATGTCTTCCTCTAGGTGGCCTTCGAAGACTACATAAACTATCATACCAATGATGTTCCTCAGGAGCTCCGAGGAGATTACCAGCTGGTCAGGGCACTTTGGACGAACCTCGCTTGCCTTGGGCTCTGATAGCCAGCTGCGGATAGAGCTTAATGGAATGTAGTCAGCAGGAGCTTCAAACAGCCTCTGGACTTTGGTGCTCACAGCTTCAATGATGGTGCTGATCAAGGTGGAACTTTGGGTGAAAAGAGCTCTCCTAAGGTCCTCAGGGCTGTTTAGGCACTGGATCTTACGGTTGAGTGAGTGGACCATCCTGACACCAGTGGAACGGGAGTAGTAGACTTGAGCGACAGGAGGAGCCTTCAGAACTCTAGAGAGGTTCTCCACTACTGCCAGCACTATGGTGACACTCATGTCACTCAGGGCCATGGAGGACCGGTCACAGGGGCTTTCCATCTGGCAGGACCAGAGGGCCTGGAGCAGCCTGGACACGATGTCCACCACCACCTTAGAGGGACAGCACAGCTCGGAGTACGGCTGGAAGGCCAGGCTCTGGGAAATGGTCTTTCGAGCTCTTACAACTTCATCGCAGACCTCAGGGTTTCTAAAATATACAAGccagatagagagaagaggaaacaCTTTTATGCACTTTGAAACGCATCCTCTGTAAGAAATGTGCTACATACAGTAAATGAAGTTTGATTGATATCGGCCCCTGCACTCGTCATTTCATTTAGCATCAGTAGATGgatagaataatacatagaccaAATAATTGTAACATAAAGAGTGAATGTGACTCACAGGTAGGAGAGATCAGCAGTAAAGTCAAGTGAGTTAATGGCCTGACTAAGGTCGGTGGCCAACTCAGTAAAAGCCTCATGTTCAACGTCCCTCATTCTGAGTTGAGTGTTCACCTCCCAGGTCTGTCACAGGAAACAGGGGGTGCCATTAATGCCCATAGAAGGTAAAATATAGATAAACCATATACCATGAGCCAATGCTAAATAAGGACATTGTTTATTAGATAGGATAACTCACTAAATGTATATTATCTCCACTTAACTTATACTGTAGACATCTTTCTAATCTCTTACCAGGTGACTAATGTCATTCCCTTCCTCTGCTTCCTTTCTGAACCTTAAAATCAAATACAGAGCAACTGAACATTCCTGCCTTTTTTATCCTTCCTCTACTTTCACATTGATTTCCCATTGAGCCTATGACAGTGATTCAGTGGCGAAGCCAGACATTTGTTGATGGGTGGGCCTGCAGACATTTGGGTGGGCCAGAAACTTCCTGCTattgtacacattttgccatgaggctaaGAGAACATGCATTTTTAAAGCAAACTGACAAAAGTTACAATATAGATATGTTGACTGATAAAGGCACTGAATTATGAGCTGAATTGTTTGCTAAATGAACAATGAAATAGGCTGTGGCATGGTGCatatagccatagaagcacagTGAAATATGCCTCAATGCAGTCATATTTGTGGCTTATTGGGAGTGTGGCTTTCAGTTAGTTATTTTTGGCAAACCATCCCGGGAGAGTGAATGTCATTCCAGAACGTCTGTTCTGTTATATTTCATCAAATTTGTGCACTGATTGCTATGAATGATGATGGTGTTTTGGTAAAAAGAAAATCATGTCCCATTCAGAACACAAGCAATTCAAAAGATATATACATATTTCTTTCGGAAACATATCATATCtattgcaaattcataacatattatacggactgctttaaaaaaaaacatctctaTTTTTGATGTAAATGGCATGTTACAGAAGGGTCCTGACATTTTTGGGCAATTTTACTTGTTTTTGAAAAACTTACCCCAACCAGCGATTCACTTCCTCATCATCGTTTTGCAGTACTGGGGCTCTGAAAAAACATGAACAAATGCTCTCAATATAGTGATGCtggtctttagatgttgtacacatgaaattgCGTCATTCCAAATGTATCCACATCGTTTTATTCAATTTTGTGCGAATCTGTTTCCCCTATACAGCTGTTCCATTCTCTGTGTAGCCTGCTGCTAGAATGGACGGAGAGGTATCCCTCGACTAGCAACAAAATGTAATATAACGTTGTGGATAAAGTTCAGAATGATACAATTCTAACCCACCTGCCTTGAATGACCGGTCGCCACTGTAGCTAACAAACATACTGTGCAGATAATGTTCAAATTCATTGTTTTACACAATATTTTATCATAGCACTGGCTGACCACAGGCTTACCAACTCCCTtaccaaaatggctgacctttTATACTGTCATATGAAGGTTCATGTCAATTCTAGTATTCTTATTCCTAATTATATGGTACATAGTACAAGTAGCTGTACTCACCGCTCCAGGGACTTGTTCTTAATAAGCCAGTTGCTCATGTCCTCCACGGTGGTGTGGTGAGGGACATGACTCTGGAGGCCTTGTCTCTGGAGCACCAAAAACTGCTTCATCAGCTTCTTCTGCAAGACAAATCATGTTGTCAAAAAGACAACCTAGGGTTTGCTTTAGCCGGTCTGAATTGACAGGTGGGCGGGGTTTGTACTAGGGatctgccagcagcataccaccatgcatcccactgctggcttgcatctgaagctaagcagggttggtcctggatgggagaccagattctgctggaagtggtgtttgaGGGCCAGTAGAAGGGACgttttcctctggtctaaaaaacaatatcccaattccccagtgtagtgattggggacattaccctgtgtagggtgccggaTTTCTGGTCACTAaaaatcccatggcacttattgtaagagtaggggtatGAACTCCAGTGTCATgactggccctcataccatcatggccacctaatcatccccagcttccaattggcacattcatccccttcctctcccctgtaactattccccaggtcattgctgtaaatgagaatgtgttctcagtcaacttgcctagtaaaatacatGTGCATCTTTCCCTTTCATGGTGATTTGATATGTAGTGTGTCTTGATGCAGGAATCAGTAAGTTTTAGTTATAAGCGATTTGATAAGAAAAACAAATCGATGCACTGACAtttgttgaaaaaaaaacattttcctttCAAAATAAAATTGTGCTGTTGTTGATGGAGCTCATGAGCTGGACCTCactgagctggatctgtctgagctgacttctatgtgtgtgtgtgtgtgtgtgtgtgtgtgtgtgtgtgtgtgtgtgtgtgtgtgtgtgtgtgtgtgtgtgtgtgtgtgtgtgtgtgtgtgtgtgtgtgtgtgtgtgtgtgtgtgtgtgtgtgtgtgtgcgtgtaaatTATGTACAGTGAGAATcataagtattcatcccccttgtgGATGTTTTCAAATGTTcttttttgtcaatgatctacacaaaatactccatgTAAAAGTGAGAAGAAacatttacaaatgaataaaaatgaaataactaaaatatagtcgttacataagtattcacccccttgttTAGGCAAGactaaattagttcaggagtaaaatgtggcttaacaaatcacataaattGTGAATTGTGAAAAAATAGGGCAAGACCTTGGAACTAAAGTTTTATCTGACATTTTGGTCAAAAATGAGTTATTGACATAGAGATTCCCTTTAGGTGGTCCTTTTCATGTGAGATATGTCCGATTTTTCTTGAACTCCATTTACATTGAAAGAAACATGTATAATCTGAAAGTTCTGTCTGAGCAAACATCTTTTAACTTGGTGCTATTAGGTTCTGTCTGCAATCCAATTATACAATACTGGGTTGTCAGTAGAAAATAATTGTCTGTAAGGTGATATACAGCGcatggaaagtatttagaccccttgacttttttcacatgttgttacattacagccttattctaaaatggattaaattacatattttcctcataaatctacacacgataccccataatgacaaagcaaaaacagtttttcagacaagtttgcaaatgtattaaaggtAAAAAACATTAATAccttatttccataagtattcagaccctttgctatgagactcaaaattgagctcaggtgcatcctgtttccattgatcatccttgagatgagtCCATCTGTTATAATTTTAAATTATTGTAAATGATTTagaaaggtcccacagttgacagttcatgtcagagcaaaaaccaagccatgaggtggaaggaattgtccatagagctctgaaacaggattgtgttgagcattgaaggtctccaagaagacagtggcctccatcattcttaaatggaagaattgtggaactaccaagactatttctagagctggccacccaaccaaactgagcaatcggggagaagggccttggtcagggaggtgaccaagaacccgatggtcaataTGAAGGAACTCCAGAGTTccagagaaccttccagaaggacaaccatctctgcagcactccaccaatcaggcctttatggtagtggctagatggaagccactcctcagtaaaaggcacatgacagcccgcttggatttttccaaaaggcaccaaaaggtTTCTctgatcatgagaaacaagattctctggtctgatgaaaccaagaaagaactcttcggcc from Oncorhynchus keta strain PuntledgeMale-10-30-2019 unplaced genomic scaffold, Oket_V2 Un_contig_19075_pilon_pilon, whole genome shotgun sequence includes:
- the LOC118402609 gene encoding uncharacterized protein LOC118402609 isoform X14 encodes the protein MKRYPSSQCLGIEAFTCDEERCLVVAKMFAKKMCPKMLPSAADFDEAEDSGSNGSVDLNLAIPETPNPDKVVDITTPLTTNPVNLEVLDETLVLQSGFSTAHCTPPPGFSPAPCTPPEFSPAPFIPPPGFALAACTSSPSFAANATQGFGTKVILKQIVLLFLERLPPASEDLESEFLTITDRICTLFQSITARFCNIVNEELEKCTDSDSMQYWAYTFYWEYMKRYPSSQCLGIEAFTCDEERCLVVAKLFAMKMCPKMLPSAADFDKAEDSGSNGSVDLNLAIPETPNPVKVVDITTPLTTNPVNLEVLDETLVLQSGLAPAPCIPPRGFSPAPCIPPPGFSPAPCIPPSGFALTSCTASPSFTANAMQGFGTKIILKQMVLLFLERHPPTSDDLESEFLTIMKRCPSSQCLEIESFTCDEERCLVVVTLFAKKLYPKMFLSAAHDDEAEDSGSNGSVDMNLAIANKFVPNPVKVLELLQPLSLPDIKKHLTTIHDKVLDNITTTLVDAPVKVDNITTPLVDAPVKVDNITTPLVDAPVKVDNITTPLVDAPVKVDNITTTLVDAPVKVDNITTPLVDAPVKVDNITTPLVDAPVKVDNITTPLVDAPVKVDNITTPLVDAPVKVDNITTPLVDAPVKVDNITTPLVDAPAKVDNITTPLVDAPAKVDNITTPLATIPVHLKVTDEPVDLQSDVLVIKPKKSRVMRFFRRLFCCINEDDLMV
- the LOC118402609 gene encoding uncharacterized protein LOC118402609 isoform X11, translating into MKRYPSSQCLGIEAFTCDEERCLVVAKMFAKKMCPKMLPSAADFDEAEDSGSNGSVDLNLAIPETPNPDKVVDITTPLTTNPVNLEVLDETLVLQSGFSTAHCTPPPGFSPAPCTPPEFSPAPFIPPPGFALAACTSSPSFAANATQGFGTKVILKQIVLLFLERLPPASEDLESEFLTITDRICTLFQSITARFCNIVNEELEKCTDSDSMQYWAYTFYWEYMKRYPSSQCLGIEAFTCDEERCLVVAKLFAMKMCPKMLPSAADFDKAEDSGSNGSVDLNLAIPETPNPVKVVDITTPLTTNPVNLEVLDETLVLQSGLAPAPCIPPRGFSPAPCIPPPGFSPAPCIPPSGFALTSCTASPSFTANAMQGFGTKIILKQMVLLFLERHPPTSDDLESEFLTIMKRCPSSQCLEIESFTCDEERCLVVVTLFAKKLYPKMFLSAAHDDEAEDSGSNGSVDMNLAIANKFVPNPVKVLELLQPLSLPDIKKHLTTIHDKVLDNITTTLVDAPVKVDNITTPLVDAPVKVDNITTPLVDAPVKVDNITTPLVDAPVKVDNITTTLVDAPVKVDNITTPLVDAPVKVDNITTPLVDAPVKVDNITTPLVDAPVKVDNITTPLVDAPVKVDNITTPLVDAPVKVDNITTPLVDAPAKVDNITTPLVDAPAKVDNITTPLATIPVHLKVTDEPVDLQSEDVLVIKPKKSRVMRFFRRLFCCINEDDLMV
- the LOC118402609 gene encoding uncharacterized protein LOC118402609 isoform X6 codes for the protein MKRYPSSQCLGIEAFTCDEERCLVVAKMFAKKMCPKMLPSAADFDEAEDSGSNGSVDLNLAIPETPNPDKVVDITTPLTTNPVNLEVLDETLVLQSGFSTAHCTPPPGFSPAPCTPPEFSPAPFIPPPGFALAACTSSPSFAANATQGFGTKVILKQIVLLFLERLPPASEDLESEFLTITDRICTLFQSITARFCNIVNEELEKCTDSDSMQYWAYTFYWEYMKRYPSSQCLGIEAFTCDEERCLVVAKLFAMKMCPKMLPSAADFDKAEDSGSNGSVDLNLAIPETPNPVKVVDITTPLTTNPVNLEVLDETLVLQSGLAPAPCIPPRGFSPAPCIPPPGFSPAPCIPPSGFALTSCTASPSFTANAMQGFGTKIILKQMVLLFLERHPPTSDDLESEFLTIMKRCPSSQCLEIESFTCDEERCLVVVTLFAKKLYPKMFLSAAHDDEAEDSGSNGSVDMNLAIANKFVPNPVKVLELLQPLSLPDIKKHLTTIHDKVLDNITTTLVDAPVKVDNITTPLVDAPVKVDNITTPLVDAPVKVDNITTPLVDAPVKVDNITTTLVDAPVKVDNITTPLVDAPVKVDNITTPLVDAPVKVDNITTPLVDAPVKVDNITTPLVDAPVKVDNITTPLVDAPVKVDNITTPLVDAPAKVDNITTPLVDAPAKVDNITTPLVDAPAKVDNITTPLATIPVHLKVTDEPVDLQSDVLVIKPKKSRVMRFFRRLFCCINEDDLMV
- the LOC118402609 gene encoding uncharacterized protein LOC118402609 isoform X4, with amino-acid sequence MKRYPSSQCLGIEAFTCDEERCLVVAKMFAKKMCPKMLPSAADFDEAEDSGSNGSVDLNLAIPETPNPDKVVDITTPLTTNPVNLEVLDETLVLQSGFSTAHCTPPPGFSPAPCTPPEFSPAPFIPPPGFALAACTSSPSFAANATQGFGTKVILKQIVLLFLERLPPASEDLESEFLTITDRICTLFQSITARFCNIVNEELEKCTDSDSMQYWAYTFYWEYMKRYPSSQCLGIEAFTCDEERCLVVAKLFAMKMCPKMLPSAADFDKAEDSGSNGSVDLNLAIPETPNPVKVVDITTPLTTNPVNLEVLDETLVLQSGLAPAPCIPPRGFSPAPCIPPPGFSPAPCIPPSGFALTSCTASPSFTANAMQGFGTKIILKQMVLLFLERHPPTSDDLESEFLTIMKRCPSSQCLEIESFTCDEERCLVVVTLFAKKLYPKMFLSAAHDDEAEDSGSNGSVDMNLAIANKFVPNPVKVLELLQPLSLPDIKKHLTTIHDKVLDNITTTLVDAPVKVDNITTPLVDAPVKVDNITTPLVDAPVKVDNITTPLVDAPVKVDNITTTLVDAPVKVDNITTPLVDAPVKVDNITTPLVDAPVKVDNITTPLVDAPVKVDNITTPLVDAPVKVDNITTPLVDAPVKVDNITTPLVDAPAKVDNITTPLVDAPAKVDNITTPLVDAPAKVDNITTPLATIPVHLKVTDEPVDLQSEDVLVIKPKKSRVMRFFRRLFCCINEDDLMV
- the LOC118402609 gene encoding uncharacterized protein LOC118402609 isoform X2, with translation MKRYPSSQCLGIEAFTCDEERCLVVAKMFAKKMCPKMLPSAADFDEAEDSGSNGSVDLNLAIPETPNPDKVVDITTPLTTNPVNLEVLDETLVLQSGFSTAHCTPPPGFSPAPCTPPEFSPAPFIPPPGFALAACTSSPSFAANATQGFGTKVILKQIVLLFLERLPPASEDLESEFLTITDRICTLFQSITARFCNIVNEELEKCTDSDSMQYWAYTFYWEYMKRYPSSQCLGIEAFTCDEERCLVVAKLFAMKMCPKMLPSAADFDKAEDSGSNGSVDLNLAIPETPNPVKVVDITTPLTTNPVNLEVLDETLVLQSGLAPAPCIPPRGFSPAPCIPPPGFSPAPCIPPSGFALTSCTASPSFTANAMQGFGTKIILKQMVLLFLERHPPTSDDLESEFLTIMKRCPSSQCLEIESFTCDEERCLVVVTLFAKKLYPKMFLSAAHDDEAEDSGSNGSVDMNLAIANKFVPNPVKVLELLQPLSLPDIKKHLTTIHDKVLDNITTTLVDAPVKVDNITTPLVDAPVKVDNITTPLVDAPVKVDNITTPLVDAPVKVDNITTTLVDAPVKVDNITTPLVDAPVKVDNITTPLVDAPVKVDNITTPLVDAPVKVDNITTPLVDAPVKVDNITTPLVDAPVKVDNITTPLVDAPAKVDNITTPLVDAPAKVDNITTPLVDAPAKVDNITTPLVDAPVKVDNITTPLATIPVHLKVTDEPVDLQSDVLVIKPKKSRVMRFFRRLFCCINEDDLMV